One part of the Ancylomarina subtilis genome encodes these proteins:
- the nth gene encoding endonuclease III: MRKKERFEKIISWFQENMPIAETELHYSNPYELLVAVILSAQCTDKRVNMMTPALFDKYPTAFDLSHATQDDIFDLIRSCSYPNNKAKHLLGMAKMLVEDFKEEVPDDIKELQKLPGVGRKTANVIASVIYDKPAMAVDTHVFRVSARMGLTTNAKTPLETEKQLMKFIPEEHVATAHHWLILHGRYVCIARTPKCKSCGLKDYCKHYQKEQKKIK, encoded by the coding sequence ATGCGAAAAAAAGAACGTTTTGAAAAAATCATAAGTTGGTTTCAGGAAAATATGCCAATAGCTGAAACTGAACTTCATTATAGCAACCCCTACGAATTATTAGTTGCCGTAATCTTATCCGCTCAATGCACCGACAAGAGAGTGAATATGATGACACCAGCTCTCTTCGACAAATACCCGACCGCATTTGATCTATCTCATGCCACTCAGGATGATATTTTCGATCTGATACGATCTTGCTCCTATCCCAATAACAAGGCCAAACATCTGTTAGGCATGGCAAAGATGTTGGTTGAAGATTTTAAAGAAGAAGTGCCGGATGATATTAAGGAATTGCAGAAACTGCCTGGTGTTGGAAGAAAAACAGCCAATGTGATTGCTTCGGTCATTTACGACAAACCCGCCATGGCAGTAGACACGCACGTTTTTAGAGTATCAGCTCGCATGGGTTTAACCACCAACGCCAAAACCCCGCTTGAAACCGAAAAACAGTTGATGAAATTCATCCCCGAAGAACATGTTGCAACTGCTCACCATTGGTTAATATTACATGGGCGATATGTCTGTATAGCACGTACACCCAAATGTAAATCATGCGGCCTTAAGGATTACTGCAAACACTATCAAAAAGAACAAAAGAAAATTAAATAA
- a CDS encoding S26 family signal peptidase, producing MKEFLKNKWFKYALATFTYLLMMIWIGNFWLVLGLPIIFDVYISKKVHWAFWKKRGVKKQGFIVEWVDALIFAVVAATLIRMFFIEAYTIPTSSMEKSMLVGDYLFVSKLAYGPKVPNTPLSFPFAHHTMPGTKSTKSYSELIQCPYHRLAGFGNVERNDVVVFNFPAGDTIWVGHENPDYHSYIRRYGQEFKADDMSKGRLLQSDQAYKNMARKFMKQRYDIRSRPVDKRENYIKRCVGLPGDTLISKDGQLFVNGKAQATIEDMQYNYIIKTNGTSINPRKLDELGIALVDRGKRNSSEYEMPLTSEKVEALKKFNNVVSITRVLYPVGMYEEVFPFSRDYVWNRDNFGPLVIPKKGVTVTLNKKTLPLYERAITAYEGNKLNVKADGIYINGKLSNSYTFKMDYYWMMGDNRHMSADSRYWGYVPEDHIVGKASFVWLSLDKDKSFLSKIRWNRILKGIE from the coding sequence ATGAAGGAATTTTTAAAGAATAAATGGTTTAAGTATGCACTCGCTACCTTTACTTATCTGTTGATGATGATATGGATTGGTAATTTCTGGCTGGTGTTGGGTTTACCTATTATTTTTGACGTTTATATTAGTAAAAAAGTGCATTGGGCATTTTGGAAAAAACGTGGCGTTAAAAAGCAAGGTTTTATTGTTGAATGGGTTGATGCTTTAATATTTGCAGTTGTAGCAGCAACGCTTATTCGTATGTTTTTTATCGAAGCCTATACAATTCCGACTTCTTCAATGGAGAAATCGATGTTGGTTGGCGATTATCTTTTTGTTAGCAAATTGGCTTACGGTCCTAAAGTGCCTAATACGCCGCTATCATTCCCTTTTGCTCATCATACAATGCCTGGAACTAAGTCTACGAAGTCGTATTCTGAATTGATTCAGTGCCCTTATCACCGTTTAGCTGGATTTGGAAATGTGGAGCGAAACGATGTTGTCGTTTTTAACTTTCCTGCAGGAGATACGATTTGGGTTGGACATGAAAATCCGGATTATCATTCATATATTCGCCGATATGGTCAGGAATTTAAGGCTGATGATATGAGTAAAGGTCGTTTGTTGCAATCCGATCAGGCTTATAAAAACATGGCTCGTAAGTTTATGAAGCAGCGTTACGATATTCGTTCACGTCCTGTAGATAAACGAGAAAATTATATCAAGCGTTGCGTGGGATTGCCGGGTGATACTCTGATTTCGAAAGATGGCCAACTGTTTGTGAATGGAAAAGCACAAGCTACTATCGAGGATATGCAGTACAATTACATTATTAAAACCAATGGCACTTCCATTAATCCAAGAAAATTGGATGAGTTGGGTATTGCTTTGGTTGATAGAGGTAAACGAAATTCTTCTGAATATGAAATGCCCTTAACTTCAGAAAAGGTTGAGGCGCTTAAAAAGTTTAATAATGTAGTCTCTATAACCAGAGTTTTATATCCGGTTGGGATGTACGAAGAGGTTTTTCCATTCAGTAGAGACTATGTTTGGAATCGTGATAATTTTGGGCCTTTGGTAATCCCTAAAAAAGGTGTTACTGTTACTTTAAATAAGAAAACTCTACCCTTGTACGAGAGAGCGATTACAGCTTATGAAGGCAATAAGTTAAATGTAAAAGCTGATGGGATTTATATTAATGGCAAGTTATCGAATTCGTATACCTTCAAGATGGATTATTATTGGATGATGGGTGACAATCGCCATATGTCAGCTGATTCTCGTTATTGGGGATATGTACCCGAAGATCATATTGTAGGGAAAGCGTCTTTCGTTTGGCTTTCGTTAGATAAGGATAAATCTTTCTTGAGTAAGATTAGATGGAACCGTATTCTTAAAGGAATCGAATAA
- a CDS encoding NUDIX domain-containing protein, which produces MYSYQYPRPALTVDCAIFCNYKAVKHILLIERAQDPFANTWAFPGGFVDMDEDLDQAAYRELKEETGFENCELKQFKTYGSVNRDPRGRTVSVVYTGELHLNQLPQVVGMDDAKQAKWWPIDQLPSLAFDHDLIMSELLEDVKM; this is translated from the coding sequence ATGTACAGCTATCAATACCCTCGCCCTGCACTAACAGTTGATTGTGCCATCTTTTGCAACTACAAGGCTGTGAAACACATTCTTTTGATTGAACGCGCACAAGATCCCTTTGCTAACACATGGGCATTCCCTGGTGGTTTTGTTGACATGGATGAAGATTTGGATCAGGCAGCCTATCGCGAATTAAAAGAAGAGACTGGCTTTGAAAACTGTGAATTGAAACAATTTAAAACCTATGGATCGGTCAATCGTGATCCGCGAGGACGAACTGTATCGGTGGTTTATACAGGAGAATTACACTTAAATCAATTACCACAAGTGGTTGGTATGGATGATGCCAAACAGGCAAAATGGTGGCCAATTGATCAGCTTCCCAGCCTGGCATTTGATCATGATTTGATTATGTCAGAATTACTCGAGGATGTGAAGATGTGA
- a CDS encoding C1 family peptidase yields MKKLFLRSTLLVFSAATLILSFPSCDNTETDIQDQAIQEENVMINSGYLALPEAEYNKIPLASAISKTKAYPTSVALNCPPVRNQGGEGSCVSWGVGYAARSISWQAANGGAYSLDYNIFSPEFIYNQIKVGSCGSGSYVTDGLNLIQNDGVCLWADMPYTDVSCDLLPNNTQVALAANYKIANYTRLSITLDAFKDQLAAGKPIVVGGAVYKTFAYLGYDEIQTKAVGRSLGGHCYCVVGYDDAKNAFKVINSWGTSWGTDGFGWISYDIMSKVWQEAYVVTEK; encoded by the coding sequence ATGAAAAAGTTATTTCTAAGATCAACTTTATTGGTCTTTTCTGCAGCAACCCTAATCCTTTCGTTTCCTTCTTGTGATAATACGGAAACTGATATTCAGGATCAAGCTATTCAGGAAGAAAATGTGATGATTAATTCAGGGTATTTAGCTTTACCTGAGGCTGAGTACAATAAAATTCCATTGGCATCAGCCATCAGTAAAACCAAAGCATATCCAACTTCGGTAGCACTTAACTGTCCACCTGTTAGAAATCAGGGGGGTGAAGGTTCTTGTGTGTCCTGGGGTGTTGGTTATGCAGCACGAAGTATTTCCTGGCAAGCTGCCAATGGTGGTGCTTATAGTTTAGATTACAATATTTTTAGCCCAGAGTTTATTTATAATCAAATTAAAGTTGGAAGTTGTGGTAGTGGTTCTTATGTGACTGACGGCTTAAATTTAATTCAAAACGATGGTGTTTGTTTATGGGCAGACATGCCTTATACAGACGTTTCTTGTGATTTATTACCCAATAATACTCAAGTTGCCTTGGCAGCCAATTATAAGATTGCAAATTACACCCGTTTGTCAATAACATTAGATGCTTTTAAAGATCAGTTAGCAGCAGGTAAACCAATTGTTGTTGGTGGCGCGGTTTATAAAACATTCGCATATCTTGGTTATGATGAGATTCAAACTAAGGCGGTAGGCAGAAGCTTAGGCGGACATTGCTATTGTGTTGTTGGTTATGACGATGCTAAGAATGCTTTTAAAGTGATCAACTCATGGGGGACTTCATGGGGAACCGATGGTTTCGGATGGATTTCATATGATATCATGTCAAAAGTTTGGCAAGAAGCTTATGTTGTAACCGAAAAATAA
- a CDS encoding WbqC family protein, translating into MMKNTMLLSTAYFAPIQYYSKLVQSHEVMIEQFENYSKQSYRNRCNILGANGELALTVPVVKASSKKILTKDVRISYDTDWQKLHWKGIESAYNSSPFYEFYIDDLRRFFDRKWDFLLDLNLEIQEEINGLIDLDCVIKKTDDYVEDLNGIIDFREGIHPKASKSVVDPNFVSNKYYQVFSDKWGFVENLSILDLLFNMGPDSLIHLEKSIKG; encoded by the coding sequence ATGATGAAAAACACAATGCTATTGTCTACGGCATATTTTGCCCCAATCCAATATTACTCGAAACTGGTTCAGTCGCATGAAGTGATGATTGAACAATTTGAAAACTATTCCAAGCAAAGTTATCGAAACAGATGTAATATTTTGGGCGCAAATGGAGAGTTGGCCCTGACCGTTCCGGTTGTTAAGGCAAGCTCAAAAAAAATATTGACTAAGGATGTTCGAATTTCTTACGATACGGATTGGCAGAAATTGCATTGGAAAGGCATTGAATCTGCTTATAATTCATCTCCATTTTATGAATTTTACATCGATGATTTAAGACGTTTTTTCGATAGGAAATGGGATTTTCTTTTGGATCTTAATCTTGAAATCCAGGAAGAGATTAATGGATTGATTGACTTGGATTGTGTGATTAAGAAAACCGACGATTATGTGGAGGATTTAAATGGAATAATCGATTTTCGTGAGGGTATACATCCCAAAGCATCAAAATCCGTTGTTGATCCGAATTTTGTTTCCAATAAGTATTATCAGGTTTTTAGCGACAAATGGGGCTTTGTTGAAAATCTGAGTATTCTCGATCTCCTATTCAATATGGGACCGGATAGTTTAATTCATCTTGAGAAGAGTATAAAAGGATAA
- a CDS encoding DUF4922 domain-containing protein has protein sequence MQNISKENLQAFLNEQKENWPLAKTNYKGLDKVEEKEFQFEGFKIKVQFNPERIKSTAAKVDKENIQKRACFLCEANRPLEQGKIDLENNYSLLVNPFPILKEHFTISKNDHIDQNFVNHISEMVCLSETLEGYSVFYNGPKSGASAPDHMHFQAGESDFMPIDTEYFERKKNYGKLVTWNGRFEVYRFNHYLRKMISIEADRAQDIVNASKIFYRFLEKLQPNETEPMLNAICVFKNKKYRLHIFPRKQHRPSQFFAEGKNQLVISPGAVDMGGVIITPRKEDFDKITKEDIISIYKQVSLDDLVFDKLCHDFTKLVMI, from the coding sequence ATGCAAAATATCAGTAAAGAAAACCTACAAGCGTTTTTAAACGAACAAAAGGAAAACTGGCCCTTGGCTAAAACCAACTATAAAGGCTTAGATAAAGTAGAAGAAAAAGAATTCCAATTCGAAGGATTCAAAATAAAAGTTCAATTCAACCCCGAACGCATAAAATCAACTGCTGCTAAAGTAGACAAAGAAAACATTCAGAAAAGAGCCTGTTTTTTGTGTGAAGCAAACAGGCCTTTAGAGCAAGGTAAAATTGATTTAGAAAATAACTACAGTCTTTTAGTCAACCCCTTTCCTATCCTCAAAGAGCATTTCACAATATCAAAAAATGATCATATCGATCAAAATTTCGTAAATCATATTAGTGAAATGGTTTGCCTCTCTGAAACACTAGAAGGCTATTCCGTATTTTACAATGGGCCCAAGTCCGGTGCCTCAGCACCTGATCACATGCACTTTCAAGCAGGTGAAAGTGATTTTATGCCTATTGATACAGAATATTTTGAGAGAAAGAAAAATTATGGGAAATTGGTGACCTGGAATGGCAGATTTGAGGTTTATCGCTTCAATCATTACCTCAGAAAAATGATTAGCATTGAAGCAGACAGAGCTCAGGATATTGTGAACGCCAGTAAAATATTTTATCGTTTTCTCGAAAAACTACAACCGAACGAAACAGAGCCTATGCTGAATGCCATTTGTGTATTCAAAAACAAAAAATATCGCCTGCACATTTTCCCTCGTAAACAGCACCGCCCATCTCAGTTTTTTGCAGAAGGGAAAAACCAATTAGTAATTAGCCCGGGTGCGGTAGACATGGGTGGTGTTATTATTACGCCTCGAAAAGAAGATTTCGATAAAATCACCAAAGAGGATATCATCAGTATTTACAAACAGGTTAGTTTAGATGACTTGGTTTTCGACAAGCTTTGTCACGATTTCACAAAACTGGTTATGATTTAA
- a CDS encoding glycosyltransferase family 2 protein, with amino-acid sequence MNQTITCFLPVGEQNETRNTIKELKSSKLVSEIFVVGDASFEMEGVTCLSTKSLFSGETIHKIAAKSTGNFSLIYTKTSALKLGQFALNRFVQVATDTQASLTYSDSKVIKNGQVENHPVIDYQEGSLRDDFDFGSLLFIDSKALKKAMISIDITNQYAALYSLRLALSEQSELIRIPEYLYTEEELDTRKSGEKIFDYVDPKNRDVQIEMETVCTEYLKQSGGYLEPKFTDVDFKSEYFKQEASVIIPVLNRVKTLEDAIKSVLSQKSEFEFNLIIVDNHSTDGTTELIQKYANQDKRIIHLIPERTDLGIGGCWNEAVHHESCGRFAIQLDSDDLYADETTIQQIIESFHKEKCAMVVGSYQMVNFKLEEIPPGLIDHKEWTPENGRNNALRINGLGAPRAFYTPILRETPLPNVNYGEDYALGLAISRKYQIGRIYKSLYLCRRWDENSDASLSIEKMNAHNTYKDRIRTIELKARRNLNRS; translated from the coding sequence ATGAATCAAACCATTACATGCTTTCTACCTGTTGGTGAACAGAATGAAACACGAAACACGATAAAAGAATTAAAAAGCTCGAAACTCGTTTCAGAAATCTTCGTCGTTGGAGATGCCAGTTTCGAAATGGAAGGGGTAACATGTTTGTCAACAAAGTCGCTATTTTCAGGTGAGACAATCCATAAGATTGCAGCAAAATCGACAGGTAACTTTTCATTAATTTATACAAAAACAAGTGCTTTAAAACTGGGCCAATTCGCACTAAATCGTTTCGTTCAGGTTGCTACAGATACACAAGCAAGTTTGACTTATTCAGATTCTAAAGTCATTAAAAATGGTCAAGTTGAAAACCATCCTGTAATTGACTATCAGGAAGGAAGTTTAAGAGATGACTTTGACTTTGGTTCACTTCTTTTTATCGACAGCAAAGCTTTAAAAAAAGCGATGATTTCTATCGACATCACCAATCAGTACGCGGCTTTATACTCGCTTCGCCTGGCTCTTTCTGAGCAATCTGAATTGATTCGTATTCCTGAATATCTATATACCGAAGAGGAATTAGACACGAGGAAATCCGGCGAAAAAATATTCGATTATGTCGATCCTAAAAATCGTGACGTCCAAATTGAAATGGAAACTGTCTGCACTGAATATTTAAAACAATCTGGTGGCTATCTTGAGCCTAAGTTTACTGATGTTGATTTCAAATCTGAATATTTCAAACAAGAAGCTTCTGTTATCATCCCCGTTCTCAATCGTGTCAAAACACTTGAAGATGCCATTAAATCGGTTCTTTCACAAAAAAGTGAGTTTGAATTTAACCTGATCATCGTTGATAATCACTCGACAGACGGAACCACAGAATTAATTCAAAAGTATGCCAATCAAGACAAGAGAATTATTCACCTTATCCCGGAACGAACTGATTTAGGTATAGGCGGCTGTTGGAACGAAGCTGTTCATCATGAAAGCTGTGGTCGTTTTGCCATTCAGTTGGATAGTGATGATTTATATGCTGATGAAACAACTATTCAACAAATTATCGAAAGTTTTCATAAGGAAAAGTGTGCCATGGTCGTAGGTAGCTATCAGATGGTCAATTTTAAGTTGGAAGAAATTCCTCCGGGATTAATCGACCATAAAGAATGGACACCTGAGAACGGGCGCAACAATGCGCTCCGAATAAATGGACTGGGTGCGCCTCGTGCTTTCTACACCCCTATTCTTCGGGAAACGCCACTTCCAAACGTCAACTATGGTGAGGATTATGCTCTGGGCTTGGCCATTTCACGCAAGTATCAAATTGGTCGTATTTACAAGTCGCTCTATCTATGCCGCCGCTGGGATGAAAATTCCGATGCATCGCTAAGTATTGAAAAAATGAATGCTCATAATACTTATAAAGATCGAATCAGAACGATTGAGTTAAAAGCGAGACGAAATCTAAACAGATCGTGA
- the dapB gene encoding 4-hydroxy-tetrahydrodipicolinate reductase — protein MKIALIGYGRMGKEIEGIARDRGHDIALIIDQNNQADLTVDNLKNVDVVIEFTNPDSAFRNYMICFEAGVPVVSGTTGWLDQLGEVKSYCENGKAFFYASNFSLGVNLFFELNKKLALLMSGFDQYNVDMEEIHHIHKLDSPSGTALTLAEGVLENHPVKNSWVEGLSTKDSEMSIVAKRHGAVPGTHSITWHSEVDEIQIQHQAYSRKGFALGAVLAAEFMPGKSGFLGMKDLLKL, from the coding sequence ATGAAGATTGCGCTGATTGGTTATGGTAGAATGGGAAAGGAAATTGAAGGCATTGCCCGCGATCGTGGACATGATATTGCTTTAATTATCGATCAGAATAACCAAGCTGACCTGACCGTTGATAATTTGAAAAACGTTGATGTTGTGATTGAGTTTACTAATCCTGATTCAGCTTTTCGAAATTATATGATCTGTTTTGAAGCGGGGGTTCCGGTCGTATCGGGAACTACAGGTTGGTTGGATCAGTTGGGAGAAGTGAAATCTTATTGTGAAAACGGGAAAGCATTCTTTTATGCTTCAAACTTTAGTTTAGGGGTTAATTTGTTTTTCGAATTGAATAAGAAATTGGCACTACTGATGTCTGGTTTTGATCAGTATAATGTGGACATGGAAGAGATTCATCATATCCATAAATTAGACTCACCCAGTGGAACGGCTTTGACTTTAGCTGAAGGGGTTCTTGAGAATCATCCTGTTAAAAATTCATGGGTTGAAGGTTTAAGTACGAAGGATTCTGAAATGAGTATTGTTGCTAAGCGTCATGGAGCGGTTCCGGGAACTCATAGCATTACCTGGCATTCAGAAGTTGACGAAATTCAAATTCAACATCAGGCTTATAGCCGAAAAGGCTTTGCTTTGGGTGCTGTTTTAGCGGCAGAGTTTATGCCTGGAAAATCCGGATTTCTTGGAATGAAAGATCTTTTGAAACTGTAA
- a CDS encoding SpoIID/LytB domain-containing protein: MQEPTIRVGIIYEEEISFQLNGIYTLQQNGKTYTDKQTIKYINGTIEFDGLRLKTEEFIFKPENYENCSFELFDVTIGIKFHWERKENQVFKGSLHVLIENEKLTAINVLKLEDYLASVISSEMKASSSMELLKAHAIISRSWLMAQVLKSEALQSSKQIYQSVTESSEELIKWYDREDHNNFDVCADDHCQRYQGITRQSNDAVLRAIEATKGMVLTSDGIICDARFSKCCGGVSETFENVWEPQSHKYLQAITDGKESSLKLDLKIESNAKSWILNPPDVFCNTSDKAILSQVLNDYDMETPDFFRWEVKYTQDELSELINRETGRDFGKITDLIPIERGLSGRIIRLKIIGEKASFIIGKELEIRKILSESHLYSSNFIVEKENNSNSFVLKGAGWGHGVGLCQIGAAVMGANGYSHQEILQHYFKGAELEKRY; the protein is encoded by the coding sequence ATGCAAGAACCTACGATACGTGTCGGTATAATATACGAAGAAGAAATTTCATTTCAACTGAATGGAATTTACACCCTTCAACAAAATGGAAAAACCTATACGGACAAACAAACTATTAAATACATAAATGGCACTATTGAATTTGATGGATTAAGGCTTAAGACAGAAGAGTTTATCTTTAAACCTGAAAATTACGAAAACTGTTCTTTCGAATTGTTTGATGTGACCATAGGCATCAAATTCCACTGGGAACGAAAAGAGAACCAAGTCTTCAAAGGGAGTCTGCATGTCTTAATTGAAAATGAAAAACTAACTGCCATTAATGTCCTCAAATTGGAGGATTATCTGGCAAGTGTGATCTCTTCTGAGATGAAGGCAAGCAGCAGCATGGAACTTTTAAAAGCACATGCTATCATTTCTCGCTCATGGTTGATGGCACAAGTTCTAAAAAGCGAAGCCCTTCAATCTTCAAAGCAAATCTACCAATCCGTGACCGAAAGCTCAGAAGAGCTAATCAAATGGTACGACAGAGAAGATCATAATAATTTCGATGTTTGTGCTGATGATCATTGCCAACGCTACCAAGGTATCACACGCCAATCAAACGATGCTGTTTTAAGAGCCATTGAGGCAACAAAGGGAATGGTGCTTACCAGCGATGGTATAATCTGCGATGCCCGATTTTCGAAGTGTTGTGGTGGTGTTTCAGAAACCTTTGAAAATGTTTGGGAACCCCAATCTCACAAATACCTGCAGGCCATTACCGATGGAAAAGAATCAAGCTTAAAGCTTGACCTCAAAATTGAGTCGAATGCTAAAAGTTGGATACTGAACCCACCTGATGTTTTCTGCAACACGAGTGATAAAGCCATCCTCTCTCAGGTTTTGAATGACTACGATATGGAAACACCTGATTTTTTTCGATGGGAAGTTAAGTATACACAAGACGAATTATCTGAGCTAATCAATAGAGAAACTGGAAGAGATTTCGGTAAAATAACAGACTTAATCCCAATTGAAAGAGGTTTATCCGGACGAATCATTAGACTTAAGATAATTGGAGAGAAAGCAAGTTTCATCATCGGGAAAGAACTTGAAATTCGCAAAATCCTTTCTGAATCACATTTATACAGCTCGAATTTCATCGTCGAGAAAGAAAACAACTCTAACAGTTTTGTATTGAAAGGTGCGGGTTGGGGACATGGTGTTGGCCTATGTCAGATTGGTGCTGCTGTAATGGGAGCCAATGGCTATTCTCACCAGGAAATTCTACAACATTATTTCAAAGGCGCCGAATTAGAAAAAAGGTATTGA
- a CDS encoding N-acetylmuramoyl-L-alanine amidase-like domain-containing protein, whose protein sequence is MKFKAIHLLFVLTIGLASCQAKTRSKALTNSHQESLKVDSLDMNIFKSLKQFITDSSFDSLSNGRLIVTTGKLFLQTPYVGGTLDNNDVERLVINLHQLDCTTFIENTLALSKIANQSKTSINDFAKELEFIRYRDGKLKDYGSRLHYFTDWMFDNERKGLLVDITQTIGGEAYQKTINFMSSHINSYPALVRDSSLVDHILQSEKEINSRKHFYIPEDKVQEIENQIKDGDLIAITTKIKGLDVSHTGIAIHINNRLHLMHASSKAKKVVISDIPLAELIQRNRLQSGIMVSRVIQKQ, encoded by the coding sequence ATGAAATTCAAAGCCATCCACCTTTTATTTGTATTGACTATTGGTCTGGCTTCCTGCCAGGCAAAAACCAGGAGTAAAGCACTAACAAATTCTCATCAAGAATCTTTAAAAGTGGACTCTCTGGATATGAATATTTTCAAATCCTTGAAGCAATTCATAACAGATTCATCATTTGATTCTCTTTCAAATGGAAGACTGATTGTTACAACTGGAAAACTGTTTTTACAAACGCCCTATGTGGGGGGAACTCTTGATAATAATGACGTTGAAAGACTAGTCATCAATTTGCATCAGCTTGATTGCACAACCTTTATCGAAAATACTCTGGCCCTATCAAAAATCGCGAATCAATCTAAAACCAGTATAAACGACTTCGCTAAAGAGCTGGAATTTATTCGCTATCGCGATGGTAAATTAAAAGACTACGGTTCGCGTCTACACTATTTTACCGATTGGATGTTCGATAACGAAAGAAAAGGATTACTTGTTGATATAACCCAAACGATTGGTGGGGAGGCATATCAAAAAACGATCAACTTTATGAGTTCACATATAAATTCATACCCGGCACTTGTTAGAGACTCATCCTTAGTCGACCACATCCTACAATCTGAAAAAGAAATTAATAGTCGAAAACATTTTTATATTCCTGAAGACAAAGTTCAAGAAATTGAAAATCAAATAAAAGATGGCGATTTGATTGCCATAACCACAAAAATTAAAGGGCTGGATGTATCGCATACTGGAATTGCCATCCATATAAACAATCGTCTGCATTTGATGCACGCATCCAGCAAAGCAAAAAAGGTCGTCATCTCAGACATCCCATTGGCTGAATTGATTCAGAGAAACCGTTTACAATCAGGCATTATGGTGTCAAGAGTCATTCAAAAACAGTAA